The window TCGATGGTTACCACCGGCGCCTCGCCATCCGAGCTGGCCCCCACCCGCAGGGAGACGCGGCCCAGCCCGTACCCATTCACATCCGTCGCGGGGATGTCGCCTGGCACGCTGTACGTCCGCGCCATCTGCTTGAGCAGCATCCGCACCGTCGTCGCGCTGCGGCTGTCATCCTCCGAAATGAGCAGAGCGGCAGCCCCCGCCACGTGCGGCGCAGCGGCCGAGGTCCCGGTAAACGGCACATAGCCGGCGAGCGACGTGGTCACGGCGTCCGGGCCCACAATGTTCGGCTTGTCGCTGCTGCCCAGCGAACCGCGGGAGCTGTACGGCTCCAACTCGTCAATCGCGATGCCCGTGTAGCCCGTCACGACCAGATTGCTGCCGCGCGTGGCGCCCACTGCGTACGCACCGCTCGCCTCGGCCGGAATGGCCAGGCTGTCCTCCGAGTGCTGCAGCGAGGTCTCGATGTCATACTCGGGGGTGTAGAGCTGGAACCTGTCAGGCGTGCTGCCCGCTAGGGTAGACATCCGCTGCAGCTTGAGCCGGTATGTGCCCGCTGTGCCGATGTAGGCTACCAACTCCTCTTCCGGCACATCGTCCCCGTTCTGCGTGACGGCCGAGCGCGCGATGATGGCGCCGCTGCTATCGAGCAGCACCAGGTCGTAGTCGTTCGACGTCTGTGTGCCGGCGTTCTCGTACCACGACAGATACACGTCGAACACGCCGGCGTTCAGGGCGAAGCTCATCGTGTCCTTGGTGCCGCTGAACTCCAGGTATGTGTCGCTGTTGGTGTCCGTCCAACTGCCCTGCCAGTGGCGCTGGGCCCAGTTCCCCGCTGAGTTCACCCACAACACGCCGGCAGCGTTAGCGTCGTTGACCGCCTGCGACACCTCGTGCGTGCCGTCGAAGGGGCCGGTCGCGATCCCCAGTGACATGTTGGCGACATCGAAGCCCTGGGCCGCAACATACTGCGCCGCATCCACCACGGACTCGACGGTGTCCACGAGGATGAGCGTCATGTCGCACTCTTCAGCCATGTCGGCAACGATCTCGGCCACCGCGGCGCCATGGCTGCCGCTGCCCAGAGCCGCACCAGTGGTCCCCAGGCGGAGGTCCACCAGATCGGTCGTCGTATCAACCGGCACTTCTGTTGTGCTCAGGCTGTTGAACCCCGTATCAATGATGGCGACCTTCGCGCCATTGCCATAGATGCCCGCGAGGTGGAAGGCCGTCGCGTTCGTCAACTGCACGCCCTCGCTGTCTGCTGCCCCGTACCCCTGCATCGGGAACACTCGCTGGGTGGGCCGCACCTGCGCAACCTGCGCGAGCGACGCGATCGCGGCCAACTGGTCGACCGGTACCATCGCCTCGACACAGCGCCCGTGGCGGCTGTGGGGAGTGATCCCAAAGCGGCTCAGGCCCGTGGCGGCGGCGGCGGCCTCGCTGCGGAACATGATGTCCACGCCAACTTCGTTACCGCGCGTGATGAGCCCGAGCCGACTGACAGCCGAAGTGCTGACGCTGCCCACCGTCGCGCCCGCGGCCAGTGACCGCAGCGGCCCGGCCAGGTCCTGAACGGCCTTCGACTGCGGCCATGCTCCCGCGGCCAGGACCAGTGCGACGATACTGAGGGCGAGCCGGCTGCAGGTTGATCCTCGATGATGGCTCACGCGAACGCCTCCTCCCGAAACGGGGCCACTGGCCCTCCCCCTCCACACCGATGCGCCGAACTGGATGTGCTTCACGTCCACACTCCATGTTACCCCGGGTAGGCTTCCCCGGTGACCCGCGATGCGACCCATTCCCAGTATGCCCGCAAGAACCCGTACCAATCGCTGTCAGCGGCGAACGTCAGCCGCTCGTAGGCGGGTGGGACCGCCTCCACGGTGCGCGGGAAGTAGATACCCACGCCGCTGAGGCTCTCCACTGTCGGGGTCACGCCCGACCAGCGCCCGATGATGCTTGACTTCACGGCTTCCTGCAGTCTCACGGCGCCGGCCTGCAGGCTCTCATCGGGCGCGTGCCGCGCCAGTCCCGCGGCAAACTCACCCAGATCGCACAACTCCTGGCGACGCCCCCACGTGTGCGCCTGGCTACGGGCCAGGGTGACTACATGCCCATCCCGTGCCATCTGTGCGCGCCACTGGGCAGCCACACCCCGCAACTCCTCCACAACCGCCGTCAGCCTCGATGTCTCCAGGGACACCAGCGCCGCCTCGCGGCTGCCCCCTGTCATCCCCAGCCGTGCCGCCTCAGCCGCCACCGCCCGGGGCCCGTCGTGCCCGCGTCTGCTCAGGGCCTCATCCCACCTCAGGCCGGGGCTATACACGAGCCCTGGCGCGGCCGAGATGTACCGCGCGCACTGCCGCAAGTCCCACAACTTCTCAAGGGCGCCGCTGAAACACATGTCCAGTCCCAGCACATCCAGCGGCTGCCCGCGCTCCTGCACACTGGCCGCCAGTGTCTTCCCCAGCTCGCCGCTGTCCATCCCCAGGCCCTGGTCGCCGTCCAGAACTCCCCCGCCATGCTTCACGATAAGGAGCATGGCGTACCGCGCGGGATGCAGACGGAGAGCGGTCGTTGCCGCTCGCCCGATCGCCTCCGCCGCCCCGTCGGTGGCGCGTCGCCCGCCCTCACGCCAGCCCTGCTTGTCAAGCATCAGGAGGCGGCTCGTCACTCGTCCCGGGCGCCCCGCCTCATCCTCCAGCCGCAGCACCGCCAACGGCACACCCGACCGACGACACACGACCGCCATACGGTGCTGATACCCATCCGCCGCCACCGTCAACCCGCCCCGTGTGTCCAGGCAGACCAGCACCGTCCATTGTGGCTGCGCCTCGGCGCCGGAGGGAGACACCCCCGCGGCCACCGAGGCTAACAGCGCCAGGCCCCAGCAAAGTACACGTACGGCGATTAGCGCTTTCTCCTGTCACTACCCCACCACGACGGGTGGCGCGACGGCACCTTGATCGTCCCGGACCCGGAGGACTTCGTCGTGGCACCCGATCCCTTGGCGCCGTTGGTGGTCCTCACGGCATCCGGCTCGGTCGGCGGGGTCTCCGCGGTCGTGAAGCTGCGCATGCTGCTATACAGCCACTGCCGCACACCCGTCAGCAGGCTCAGCGGCATGATCGGGTCGCTCGACTGGTGCGCGCCGACCCGCCACCAGTAGGTCGTGGTTCCCTCGAAGTCCTTGATGTCTGCGCTGAGGATGGTCGAGCCCGTGTCGCGCACCAGGGTGCTCTGGTACAGCGGGGTGCCGACACCGCTGGCGTCGTCACTGCCGAACACCTGCACACGGTACTCGTTGGCGCCCTCCGACGGCTTCCACGCGAAGGTGACCTTGTCGGTCGGCTGGCTACTCGAGCCATTCGCCGGGGTCGAGAGTATCGGCGACGTGAAGAAGGTGACCGGGCCGCCCGTGTTGCTCGGCTCGCTCAGGATGCTGTCATCCGGATCGGTCTCAATGTCGGGCTCGGTCAACTCCTGCGACGTGTCGGCTGCGGGCGGGTTATAGCCCGGGTCTGTCAGTGGCTCGATGACCCGCTGGACACGGTAGTAGTATGCCGTACCCTCCTCCAGCGCCTCGTCGTTGTAGGACACCGTGACGCTGCCGTCGGTCTCATCATCGTCCTCAGGGTACGTAAATGTGATCTCGTAGTCCTCGACCACCCGCGTCTCGAAGGGTTCGTCATCCCACGAAGTCAGGTTGGTGGCCTTGATGGCCTCAACCAGGTTCGCCGCGATACACGAGAAGCCGGCACTCATGGCTCGGAAAATCAGCCAGCCATGCGTCTTGGCCTTCGAGGTGCTGTTGGTGCTGATCGTCAGCCGCACCGAGGGGTCGTCGCCCGGGGTTCTCTGCACCAGGCCGCACTTGACGTTGGAGCCGCTGGCCGTCGTCGGTCCGGTCGCCACGGCGACCAGGCCCAACAGCAGCAGTGCGGCCGCGACCAACTGCACCCCCGACTTGATCTTCTTCTCCCGCGCTACCGCCTGCTGCGCGGATACCGGCTTGTAGATGCGGTACAGACGGTCGCCGGTGCTCGGCGCCGCCCCCTCCACCGTCCGCGCCACCGCCATGTCGGACTCGATGTCCGTCAGGCGAATGATGCCGATACGGCGCATGATGACCTGCTCGACATCCGGCTGCCACGTCGGCCGCATCACCAGCAACTCGCTGCCGACCAATAGCCCGTCGTCCGTACCCAGGTTGATGTTCACGGTCCCCTGGTCGTCCACCAACTGCACCGTCCCCCGGCGCACCGTGCTGCTGAGCATCTTGCCCACGGCGTCCTCGGCCGCCGCGCGTAGCGCCTCATGCGTCACTGCCGCCACATCACCGGTGAAGCCCGGCACCGTCTTCGTCTCGATGGATGAGTTCGCACCATCCAGGTACTCGCCGATGCCTACATCCAGCAGCATCAGGTGCAAGCTTGCGCGGGCCCGTCCGCTCTTGGCGTCTACGGCTAGCGAGGACAAAGTGCCGACCAGCACCTTGTCAGCATGCAGCCGCTGCCCAAGACGCGCCTGCTCGGCGGTGGACAGCGGCGGGGTCAGGCGGAGCGCCGCCAGTTCCCGCTCCAGGTCAGTCGTCGAGATGACGACGTATTCCTTGGAGTCTTCCAGGGCGAGAGCCGCCGCCGCCGTCGCCTCACGCATCAGCGCTGTGCCCGCGCGTCCCGTCCCATCCTGGAACGGTACCACGGCCACGGCAGGGA of the bacterium genome contains:
- a CDS encoding clostripain-related cysteine peptidase; the protein is MSPSGAEAQPQWTVLVCLDTRGGLTVAADGYQHRMAVVCRRSGVPLAVLRLEDEAGRPGRVTSRLLMLDKQGWREGGRRATDGAAEAIGRAATTALRLHPARYAMLLIVKHGGGVLDGDQGLGMDSGELGKTLAASVQERGQPLDVLGLDMCFSGALEKLWDLRQCARYISAAPGLVYSPGLRWDEALSRRGHDGPRAVAAEAARLGMTGGSREAALVSLETSRLTAVVEELRGVAAQWRAQMARDGHVVTLARSQAHTWGRRQELCDLGEFAAGLARHAPDESLQAGAVRLQEAVKSSIIGRWSGVTPTVESLSGVGIYFPRTVEAVPPAYERLTFAADSDWYGFLRAYWEWVASRVTGEAYPG